The following are encoded in a window of Roseimaritima ulvae genomic DNA:
- a CDS encoding Gfo/Idh/MocA family protein: protein MDKQPLTPTDSSSDATAEPSRRKFIKGSSMLLAGGAIAAHNTSVARGAHAYGSDRIKIGLVGCGGRGRGAAIQALNTDGGEVRLVAMADAFDYQLEDALKTIQGQHPDKVEVSKDNQFTGLEAYQGVMASDCDLVILATPPGFRPLHFDTAINAGKHVFMEKPVATDVAGVRRVLEVGKLAEEKGLAVQVGLQRHHEERYKEIVERVHNGEIGDIVTARAYWNGGGVWVRPRRPEQTELAYQTFNWYYFNWLCGDHINEQHIHNLDVINWVMKGYPVQAQGQGGREVRKGPDHGQIFDHHMIEYTYEGAHNPKMFSQCRHIRGCWNQVAEHVSGTKGFADLSGAKLYDNSGKLLFKSNGSGGGHQQEHHDLFADLRAGKLPNETEYGAKSTMTAILGRMATYSGKVVTWDEAMESNQSLADFDSLKSFDQEAPIQPDADGNYDVPVPGKTKPYV from the coding sequence ATGGATAAACAACCTCTGACCCCCACCGACAGCAGCTCGGACGCCACTGCTGAACCCTCGCGGCGGAAGTTCATTAAAGGCTCCAGCATGCTATTGGCGGGCGGTGCGATCGCGGCCCACAACACCAGCGTCGCTCGGGGTGCTCATGCCTACGGCAGCGACCGCATCAAGATCGGTTTGGTGGGCTGCGGCGGACGCGGTCGGGGTGCCGCCATCCAAGCGCTCAATACCGACGGTGGCGAAGTCCGCTTGGTCGCCATGGCCGATGCCTTCGACTATCAGCTCGAGGACGCCCTGAAGACCATCCAGGGCCAGCATCCCGACAAGGTCGAGGTCAGCAAAGACAATCAGTTCACCGGCTTGGAAGCGTATCAAGGCGTGATGGCTTCGGACTGCGACCTGGTCATCCTGGCCACGCCACCCGGTTTCCGACCGCTGCACTTCGATACGGCCATCAACGCCGGCAAGCACGTGTTTATGGAAAAGCCGGTAGCGACCGATGTGGCCGGAGTGCGCCGCGTTCTGGAAGTTGGCAAACTGGCCGAAGAAAAGGGCCTGGCCGTGCAGGTCGGACTGCAACGTCATCACGAAGAGCGTTACAAGGAAATCGTCGAACGCGTCCACAACGGCGAAATCGGCGACATCGTCACCGCGCGAGCCTACTGGAACGGCGGCGGAGTCTGGGTCCGCCCGCGACGCCCCGAGCAGACCGAGTTGGCGTACCAAACCTTTAACTGGTACTACTTCAACTGGTTGTGCGGCGACCACATCAACGAACAACACATCCACAATCTGGATGTCATCAACTGGGTCATGAAAGGCTACCCCGTCCAGGCTCAAGGCCAGGGTGGCCGCGAAGTTCGCAAGGGCCCCGACCACGGCCAAATCTTCGATCACCACATGATCGAATACACCTACGAAGGGGCGCATAACCCCAAGATGTTCAGTCAATGCCGCCACATCCGCGGTTGTTGGAATCAGGTCGCCGAACACGTCAGCGGAACCAAAGGCTTCGCCGACCTGTCGGGCGCCAAGTTGTACGACAACAGCGGCAAACTGCTGTTCAAGAGCAATGGTTCGGGCGGTGGTCACCAACAGGAACACCACGACCTGTTCGCGGACCTGCGAGCCGGCAAACTGCCCAACGAAACCGAGTACGGTGCCAAGAGCACGATGACGGCGATCCTGGGCCGGATGGCAACCTACAGCGGCAAAGTGGTGACTTGGGACGAAGCCATGGAAAGCAATCAGTCGCTGGCCGACTTCGATTCGCTCAAGTCGTTTGACCAAGAGGCTCCGATCCAGCCCGACGCCGACGGCAACTACGACGTGCCCGTGCCCGGCAAGACCAAGCCCTACGTCTAG
- a CDS encoding V-type ATPase 116kDa subunit family protein — MDKKAKKRLDVINKKLQSLRPRLSGARQQADDPSEIKELEDEINKLEAEAAELKAS, encoded by the coding sequence ATGGACAAGAAAGCCAAGAAGCGTCTGGATGTGATCAACAAGAAGCTGCAGAGTCTGCGTCCGCGGTTGTCCGGCGCGCGGCAGCAAGCCGACGATCCCAGTGAGATCAAAGAGCTGGAAGACGAGATCAACAAGCTGGAAGCCGAAGCGGCCGAACTAAAAGCATCGTAG
- a CDS encoding glycosyltransferase family 4 protein gives MIDCLQPGDASPISEQRPAPLDCRVVLLTHYIPLYQVRVFQQIAAAVRDFHVLLSTPLEPNRNFEPDWGGLDCRVQKNLTLRRRWIDRGSGFQDQLYVHLPYDTLAQLRRLNPDVVLSLELGARSMAAALHRKLHRRSRLVLCTYMSQHTERSRGWARRMIRRPLLRSADAVTYNGPSCQSYLRSQGVPEPRLFHLPYAADDRTMYRGPLERDERRVRPLLVSVGQLSERKGLLPLVEQLSRYASRRPQQRIELLLAGEGPLRDAIANVARPANFILEMPGNVPAAKLAERMASRGVAVLPTLADEWLLVVNEAMQAGLPVIGSRYAQAVETLVEQGVNGWRYDPLQPASLDAVLDQYFAADDQQLAAMRDAARKRVASRTPAWAARGAIEAIRYVQQNFQGARE, from the coding sequence ATGATTGATTGTCTACAACCGGGTGATGCCTCGCCGATCAGCGAACAACGGCCCGCACCGCTGGACTGCCGGGTTGTGCTGTTGACGCACTATATTCCGCTGTACCAGGTGCGGGTGTTTCAACAGATCGCCGCGGCGGTACGCGATTTTCATGTGTTGCTGTCGACCCCCTTGGAACCCAACCGCAACTTCGAACCCGACTGGGGTGGGCTGGATTGCCGCGTGCAAAAGAATCTGACGCTACGGCGGCGCTGGATCGATCGTGGCAGCGGGTTTCAGGACCAGCTGTATGTGCATTTGCCCTATGACACGCTTGCTCAATTGCGGCGTTTGAATCCGGACGTGGTGTTGTCGCTGGAGTTGGGGGCTCGCTCGATGGCCGCCGCCTTGCATCGTAAACTTCACCGCCGTTCGCGGTTGGTGTTGTGTACCTACATGAGTCAGCACACCGAACGCAGTCGTGGTTGGGCTCGGCGAATGATCCGCCGACCCCTGCTGCGGTCCGCCGACGCGGTGACCTATAACGGCCCCAGTTGCCAGTCTTACCTGCGATCTCAGGGCGTGCCGGAGCCGCGGTTGTTTCACCTGCCCTATGCCGCCGATGATCGCACGATGTATCGAGGACCGCTCGAGCGTGACGAGCGGCGCGTGCGGCCACTATTGGTGTCGGTTGGTCAGTTGAGTGAACGCAAGGGGCTGTTGCCGTTGGTCGAACAGTTGTCGCGTTATGCTTCGCGCCGTCCGCAACAGCGCATCGAATTGCTGCTCGCCGGGGAAGGGCCGCTGCGTGACGCGATCGCCAATGTTGCTCGGCCCGCCAATTTCATACTCGAGATGCCGGGTAACGTGCCCGCCGCAAAGCTGGCCGAACGGATGGCCAGCAGAGGCGTCGCGGTGCTGCCCACGTTGGCCGACGAATGGCTGCTGGTTGTCAATGAAGCGATGCAGGCCGGGTTGCCGGTGATCGGCAGCCGCTATGCCCAAGCCGTGGAAACGCTGGTCGAACAAGGCGTCAACGGTTGGCGATACGATCCCCTGCAGCCGGCTTCGTTGGATGCGGTATTGGACCAATATTTCGCCGCCGACGATCAACAGCTGGCAGCCATGCGGGACGCCGCCCGAAAACGGGTCGCCAGCCGGACTCCGGCCTGGGCGGCCAGGGGTGCGATCGAAGCGATTCGGTACGTGCAGCAGAATTTCCAAGGAGCACGCGAATGA
- a CDS encoding WecB/TagA/CpsF family glycosyltransferase — MNANQKYSVLGIGVHAVDYATAVAGVMDAAHSGQGLAVTALAVHGVMTGVLDREHYYRLNQLDLVCPDGQPVRWALNLLHGCGLKERVYGPELTLRLCEAAAQQGVSIFLFGGTEAMLAALQENLRARFPELEIAGVKPSAFRQIDAEEREVLAAEINASGAGLCFVGLGCPRQETFAYEMRDRIAMPLIAVGAAFAFHAGQLPQAPPWMQRHGLEWWYRLTREPKRLWRRYLYLNPLYLTLLGLQKLGLYRGRPDHGSPPSKEWMFG; from the coding sequence ATGAATGCCAATCAGAAATACAGCGTGTTAGGGATCGGAGTGCACGCAGTGGACTATGCGACCGCCGTGGCCGGCGTGATGGACGCGGCCCATTCCGGGCAAGGACTGGCGGTCACGGCGCTGGCCGTGCATGGGGTGATGACCGGGGTGCTGGACCGCGAACACTACTACCGACTGAATCAACTGGACCTGGTCTGTCCCGACGGCCAACCGGTTCGCTGGGCGCTGAATCTGCTGCACGGTTGCGGCTTGAAGGAACGCGTCTACGGTCCCGAACTGACGTTGCGACTGTGCGAGGCGGCGGCTCAGCAAGGCGTCTCAATTTTCTTGTTCGGGGGCACCGAAGCGATGTTGGCGGCGCTGCAAGAGAACTTGCGAGCTCGCTTTCCCGAGCTGGAAATCGCGGGCGTGAAACCCTCCGCGTTCCGGCAAATCGATGCCGAAGAACGCGAGGTCTTGGCGGCGGAAATCAACGCCAGCGGAGCCGGGCTGTGTTTCGTGGGCTTGGGCTGTCCGCGGCAGGAAACGTTTGCCTATGAAATGCGCGATCGCATCGCCATGCCCTTGATCGCCGTCGGAGCCGCGTTTGCATTTCACGCCGGCCAATTGCCGCAGGCACCGCCCTGGATGCAGCGGCATGGTTTGGAATGGTGGTATCGATTGACCCGCGAGCCCAAAAGACTGTGGCGGCGGTATCTGTATCTGAATCCCTTGTACCTGACCCTGCTGGGACTGCAGAAGTTGGGCTTGTATCGCGGACGCCCAGACCACGGCAGCCCGCCCAGCAAAGAATGGATGTTCGGCTAA
- a CDS encoding RraA family protein, producing the protein MLTHSQLLQLKRWNTPTIYNGWEQITQSDVTADGINLDPITDFMPQMGPMVGYAVTLVVEPSNQTHQSNRQAWSAYREYVGAQPGPKIVCVQDLDRPRVIGSFWGEVNSNVHRALGCVGTITDGAIRDVDEMTNAGFKALARRLCVGHAHVIPVRWGESVEVFGQAIAPGQLVHADKHGFLAVPAADEAALLDAAVFMDANECNTVIAAARESAGHSTADTLAALNQASQQFGQAAQRKFGSRGEW; encoded by the coding sequence ATGTTAACGCACTCCCAACTGCTCCAGCTGAAACGTTGGAACACGCCCACGATCTACAACGGCTGGGAACAAATCACCCAGTCGGACGTGACCGCCGATGGCATCAACCTGGACCCCATTACGGATTTTATGCCGCAGATGGGACCGATGGTTGGTTATGCGGTCACGCTGGTGGTGGAACCGTCCAATCAAACGCACCAGAGCAACCGCCAGGCGTGGAGTGCGTACCGCGAATACGTGGGCGCCCAACCCGGCCCAAAAATCGTCTGCGTGCAAGATCTGGATCGACCTCGCGTGATCGGTTCGTTTTGGGGCGAAGTCAACAGTAACGTGCACCGCGCCTTGGGTTGCGTGGGCACGATCACCGACGGCGCAATCCGCGACGTGGACGAGATGACCAACGCGGGCTTTAAGGCTTTGGCCAGGCGGCTGTGTGTGGGGCATGCCCACGTGATCCCCGTGCGTTGGGGAGAGTCCGTGGAGGTCTTCGGTCAAGCAATTGCACCAGGGCAGTTGGTGCATGCGGATAAACACGGTTTCTTGGCTGTGCCTGCCGCCGATGAAGCAGCGCTGTTGGATGCTGCGGTGTTTATGGACGCCAATGAATGCAACACGGTGATCGCCGCGGCACGCGAGTCGGCGGGCCACAGTACCGCCGACACGCTGGCGGCGCTCAATCAAGCCAGTCAGCAATTCGGCCAAGCCGCCCAGCGAAAATTTGGCAGCCGAGGCGAGTGGTAG
- a CDS encoding sugar transferase has product MGEWYHRIADLLSGTRSGDLGLLSKTQLARELNRERLRAVRRELPFCLLLIRLSGRQTKRHDRRQLSRLLQRAMRKTDVKGQLDHDAIGVLLVDTAEPGGRSAAERLEGLLATLGLRAELDVRQFDAAGFPRSDDFDDWDAPSTSDSPPRAQMPPVPGSNAAAEAVKRGIDIAGAIVGLVLAAPVIVLAAIAIRTTSPGPALFGQRREGRYGRPFTIYKLRTMVVDAEQQLDAIRSHSERDGPAFKMSNDPRVTRLGRWLRSTCLDELPQLWNVLRGDMSLVGPRPLPIEESRACQTWQRRRLDIRPGLTCVWQIDKRRAENFDHWMRMDLNYVDGRSLWQDFSLLARTVSVPLQRRGGE; this is encoded by the coding sequence ATGGGCGAATGGTACCATCGCATCGCTGACCTGTTGTCGGGAACCCGTTCCGGCGACCTGGGCTTGCTGAGTAAAACGCAGTTGGCTCGTGAATTAAACCGGGAACGGCTGCGAGCGGTCCGCCGTGAGTTGCCGTTCTGCCTGCTGTTGATCCGCCTGTCAGGCCGGCAAACCAAACGTCACGACCGGCGACAGCTGTCCCGCTTGCTGCAGCGTGCGATGCGCAAGACCGACGTTAAGGGGCAGTTGGACCATGATGCGATTGGCGTGTTACTGGTCGATACAGCGGAGCCCGGTGGACGCTCGGCAGCGGAACGCCTGGAAGGGCTATTGGCCACATTGGGACTGCGAGCCGAATTGGATGTGCGTCAGTTCGATGCCGCTGGCTTCCCACGCTCGGACGATTTCGACGACTGGGACGCTCCCTCCACATCGGATTCGCCGCCGCGAGCCCAGATGCCGCCGGTGCCCGGTTCCAATGCGGCTGCGGAAGCGGTCAAACGCGGTATCGATATCGCCGGAGCCATCGTGGGTTTGGTATTGGCGGCCCCTGTGATTGTTCTAGCGGCAATCGCGATTCGCACCACCAGTCCCGGTCCCGCACTTTTTGGGCAGCGACGTGAAGGGCGTTACGGGCGTCCCTTCACGATCTACAAATTGCGGACCATGGTCGTCGACGCGGAACAACAGCTCGACGCCATCCGTTCTCACAGCGAACGCGATGGACCGGCTTTTAAGATGAGCAACGATCCTCGCGTCACACGTTTGGGCCGCTGGTTACGTTCCACTTGTCTGGACGAATTGCCCCAGTTGTGGAATGTCCTGCGTGGCGACATGTCGTTGGTCGGCCCGAGGCCGCTGCCGATCGAGGAAAGTCGTGCCTGTCAGACCTGGCAGCGACGTCGCTTGGATATCCGTCCCGGTTTAACCTGTGTCTGGCAGATCGACAAACGCCGCGCCGAAAACTTTGACCACTGGATGCGGATGGATCTCAACTATGTGGATGGCCGTAGCCTGTGGCAGGATTTCAGTTTACTGGCTCGAACGGTATCGGTGCCCCTGCAGCGTCGAGGAGGCGAGTAG
- a CDS encoding GumC family protein translates to MASATEKWATLTPADFVGAMRRRMKSVLLTAMAVTAVVAAVLLLWPNRYISEGMLFVRLGRGSVALDPTTTASTTVSMQESRIAEVASVREMMASRAIAERIVERVGSDEITRPRTRTLAALKNISGWLPSLPGGGGELTEEQYAAAIKREDAIRTVRRNLSVTIPRNAYNVMVEARFGDPVLARDVVQAAMEEYSKYHVEAHSATGSLAFFEQQHQHALEHAHAAQQALRDAKNRMGLLSAPAAEASLQTRISKLEIDRDQTLAELSAAESEVAALNEQLALLSEWVPTEKTKGVANGASDGMRQALYALEIKEREALSTLSPDHPRVRALQEQVAESAEILAQQASERPLTVEALNPIRQNLDAAARAGAGRVAGLQAKRDSIDANLTQARKTLQQLNRDAVELSELTRAAEVAEANYIKHANSLEQARVVGALDRQQLSDVSVIQPAPLILKKIGPPRTLLLLIGGLLGLCLGTLQALLRDGGSQTQERLSVAEMPQSGRTPARTTPPAPHPRRRETDAPQTADEQTYSASLPR, encoded by the coding sequence GTGGCATCTGCGACCGAAAAATGGGCGACGCTGACTCCAGCCGATTTTGTCGGTGCGATGCGTCGCCGCATGAAATCCGTATTGCTTACGGCCATGGCGGTCACGGCCGTGGTTGCCGCGGTGTTGCTGCTGTGGCCAAACCGATACATCAGCGAGGGCATGCTGTTCGTCCGCTTGGGCCGCGGTTCGGTGGCACTCGACCCCACCACCACCGCGTCGACAACCGTGTCGATGCAGGAAAGCCGGATTGCCGAAGTGGCCAGCGTGCGGGAGATGATGGCCAGTCGAGCGATCGCCGAGCGGATCGTCGAACGGGTGGGTAGCGATGAAATCACACGTCCGCGAACCCGCACCTTGGCGGCTTTGAAAAACATCAGCGGTTGGCTGCCGAGCCTACCCGGCGGCGGCGGTGAATTGACCGAAGAGCAATACGCGGCGGCGATCAAACGCGAAGATGCGATTCGTACTGTGCGGCGAAACCTCAGCGTGACCATCCCACGGAATGCGTACAACGTGATGGTCGAAGCGCGTTTCGGCGATCCCGTGTTGGCTCGCGATGTGGTCCAAGCGGCTATGGAAGAATACAGCAAGTACCACGTCGAAGCTCACAGCGCAACCGGTTCGCTGGCGTTTTTTGAACAACAACATCAACACGCGCTCGAGCACGCCCATGCGGCCCAGCAGGCGCTCCGCGATGCCAAAAATCGGATGGGACTGTTGTCCGCGCCGGCTGCCGAGGCGTCGCTGCAAACGCGGATCTCGAAATTGGAAATCGATCGCGACCAAACCCTGGCGGAACTGAGCGCGGCGGAAAGTGAAGTCGCGGCGCTGAACGAACAACTGGCCCTGCTGAGCGAATGGGTGCCCACGGAAAAAACCAAAGGCGTCGCCAACGGGGCCAGTGATGGGATGCGACAAGCGTTATACGCTCTAGAAATTAAAGAACGCGAGGCTCTGTCAACGCTCAGCCCCGACCACCCCAGGGTGCGGGCCCTGCAAGAACAGGTTGCCGAGTCGGCAGAGATTTTGGCGCAGCAAGCCTCTGAACGACCTCTGACCGTCGAAGCCCTCAATCCGATTCGGCAAAATCTGGATGCGGCCGCGCGGGCTGGGGCTGGACGCGTCGCCGGTTTGCAGGCCAAACGCGATTCGATCGACGCCAACCTGACGCAAGCCCGCAAAACGCTGCAGCAATTGAATCGCGACGCCGTAGAATTGTCCGAGTTGACTCGGGCGGCCGAAGTTGCCGAAGCGAACTACATCAAGCACGCCAACAGCTTGGAACAGGCTCGCGTGGTGGGCGCTCTGGATCGCCAACAGTTGAGCGATGTGTCGGTCATCCAACCCGCTCCGCTGATCCTCAAAAAGATCGGACCGCCGCGAACATTGTTGCTGCTGATCGGGGGCCTGCTGGGATTGTGCCTGGGGACCTTGCAGGCTCTGCTGCGAGACGGGGGATCGCAAACGCAGGAACGACTGTCTGTAGCGGAGATGCCTCAGAGCGGAAGGACACCCGCACGCACAACGCCGCCCGCGCCGCACCCTCGCCGTCGTGAAACCGACGCTCCGCAAACCGCGGACGAACAAACCTACAGCGCTTCCCTGCCGCGTTAA
- a CDS encoding lipopolysaccharide biosynthesis protein: MAGITRTARHPLAEPREHPPQRSGGLGGLLSVSGTFLTSFMLFGWFAVQGIVLARMLGPEGRGGFAATIAYPQMLLYLGLLGAADLFARRAARWQSNDAPLRRAALRYGGLTGTLTMLASGLLILIAMPEDKRSLIPLALLVAATLPFQHVRLAVQAVDHGCGRLNRYNASRLLAAAAPPFALAVAWVAGLRSLQGAVYVYAAAMFVSVGLVHWGMRQSWWGEASPSTRTALREGRGFAGSQVVAELLDRADVGLILWLGTLLEQGFYAAAVPIAGTMAIVPMAVATYTFRHGAVGQRPFTTRQATVKLGVLSLAQLISGLALAAVLPVVIPLLYGPDFAPAVVFVWWLLPAAALRGVVIAVDGYLRGRNRSRPGIVARVIALLVLLGCSAGLYSQWGVYAIPFSLGIAQAVATLLVVVAMYGEVGQRDEADLHDAADQKDVNVREATDD, translated from the coding sequence GTGGCCGGCATCACTCGGACCGCGCGCCATCCGCTTGCCGAACCTCGGGAGCATCCGCCACAGCGCAGCGGTGGTCTGGGCGGTCTGTTGTCGGTCAGCGGCACCTTTCTAACTAGTTTTATGCTGTTCGGCTGGTTTGCCGTCCAGGGCATCGTGCTGGCTCGCATGCTTGGGCCCGAGGGCCGCGGCGGGTTTGCAGCCACGATCGCCTACCCTCAGATGCTGTTGTATCTGGGGCTGTTGGGTGCGGCCGACTTATTCGCTCGTCGCGCCGCTAGGTGGCAGAGCAATGATGCGCCGTTGCGACGCGCAGCGCTGCGGTATGGCGGCCTGACCGGCACGCTGACGATGCTGGCCAGTGGGCTGCTGATCCTGATCGCGATGCCGGAGGACAAACGTTCGTTGATTCCCCTGGCGTTGTTGGTCGCGGCCACGTTGCCCTTTCAACATGTGCGGTTGGCGGTGCAAGCCGTGGATCACGGTTGCGGCCGTTTGAATCGCTATAACGCGTCACGCTTGCTGGCGGCGGCCGCCCCGCCGTTTGCCCTAGCGGTCGCCTGGGTGGCGGGCCTGCGAAGCTTGCAGGGGGCGGTGTATGTGTACGCCGCCGCGATGTTCGTCAGTGTGGGCCTGGTGCATTGGGGCATGCGGCAATCCTGGTGGGGCGAGGCTTCGCCTTCGACACGAACCGCGCTGCGGGAAGGACGCGGCTTTGCCGGTTCACAAGTGGTCGCTGAATTGCTCGATCGCGCAGATGTGGGCTTGATCCTGTGGCTGGGAACGCTGTTGGAACAGGGGTTCTACGCCGCCGCGGTGCCCATCGCCGGCACGATGGCGATTGTGCCCATGGCCGTGGCGACCTATACGTTCCGCCATGGCGCGGTAGGCCAACGCCCCTTCACCACTCGGCAAGCGACCGTCAAGCTGGGCGTGTTGAGCCTTGCCCAATTGATCAGCGGTTTGGCCCTAGCGGCGGTCCTGCCCGTTGTCATTCCCCTGCTGTACGGCCCCGATTTCGCTCCCGCCGTCGTGTTTGTCTGGTGGTTATTGCCGGCGGCTGCCCTGCGGGGCGTGGTGATCGCCGTCGATGGATACCTCCGCGGTCGCAATCGTTCGCGACCGGGGATCGTGGCCCGCGTGATCGCTTTGTTGGTGCTGTTGGGTTGCAGTGCCGGACTGTATTCGCAGTGGGGCGTGTACGCCATTCCGTTCTCGCTGGGCATCGCCCAAGCCGTCGCCACGTTGCTGGTGGTGGTCGCCATGTACGGCGAAGTTGGCCAGCGAGACGAGGCGGATCTGCACGACGCGGCGGATCAGAAGGACGTTAATGTCAGGGAGGCGACGGATGATTGA
- a CDS encoding polysaccharide deacetylase family protein, with product MTRLIASLSMDLDNQWAYLRAAGRPQWAQSPCYFSKVIPRIVELLNQVDLPLTVFLVGRDLEAGASVAAIERFVDLKEHEFCNHSYNHDPWLHTLRRDEIEHEIDRTSALIQQRFGQSPLGFRGPGFSCPESVLSILAERSFEYDASLFPTSMAPLARAYYMLKTGLRGEDRQRASQLYGTWRSMRQPNRPFLRELTQGGSDPQHDHPDQRLWEVPVTVMPLTRTPIHFSYLTYLASFSTLAAKTYFRTALHTCQLTGTAPSLLLHPPDFMGREDDTAMDFFPAMQMPVEKKLAIVRWALQQFQFRFEVRTMADQVASLAGTAGPQHAADASAAVQVVGSES from the coding sequence ATGACCCGGCTGATCGCCAGTTTATCGATGGACCTGGACAACCAGTGGGCGTACCTGCGAGCGGCGGGGCGTCCGCAGTGGGCGCAGTCGCCCTGTTATTTCAGCAAAGTGATTCCGCGGATCGTCGAACTGCTCAACCAAGTCGACCTGCCGCTGACTGTGTTTCTGGTCGGACGCGATCTGGAAGCGGGCGCCAGTGTGGCGGCGATTGAGCGGTTCGTCGATCTGAAAGAGCACGAGTTCTGCAATCATTCCTACAACCACGACCCCTGGTTGCATACGCTTCGCCGCGACGAAATTGAACACGAAATCGATCGCACTTCGGCATTGATCCAGCAGCGTTTCGGGCAGTCGCCGTTGGGGTTTCGCGGACCCGGGTTCAGCTGTCCCGAATCGGTGTTGTCGATCCTGGCGGAACGATCGTTTGAGTACGATGCCTCGCTGTTTCCCACTTCGATGGCACCCCTGGCCCGCGCCTACTACATGCTGAAGACTGGCTTGCGGGGCGAAGACCGACAGCGAGCCAGCCAGTTGTATGGAACCTGGCGCTCGATGAGGCAGCCCAACCGGCCCTTCCTGCGAGAGCTAACGCAAGGCGGAAGCGACCCGCAACACGACCATCCAGATCAGCGGTTGTGGGAAGTTCCCGTGACGGTCATGCCGCTGACCCGCACGCCAATCCATTTCAGTTACCTGACGTACCTGGCCAGTTTTTCTACTCTGGCCGCCAAGACCTATTTCCGCACCGCCCTGCATACTTGTCAGTTGACCGGCACCGCGCCGTCGTTGCTGCTGCATCCACCGGATTTTATGGGCCGCGAAGACGACACGGCGATGGACTTTTTCCCGGCCATGCAGATGCCGGTCGAAAAGAAACTGGCGATCGTTCGCTGGGCGCTGCAGCAGTTCCAGTTCCGCTTTGAGGTGCGAACAATGGCAGACCAAGTTGCATCGCTGGCCGGCACCGCGGGACCTCAACACGCCGCCGACGCCAGCGCCGCCGTCCAAGTTGTAGGATCCGAGTCATGA